A single Desulfovibrio piger DNA region contains:
- a CDS encoding UxaA family hydrolase codes for MKFWGFVRENGKVGIRNHVLVVGITRNVATLAYMIAGSVRGTRLYAGPNENGRSRDDRETMARVITGLAKNPNVGGVLLVGNKPDGGYAEFTYENIVENIMASGKPVETLFISRDGGHAACIGLGIQKARRLAELCSAQRREEVDWGKLCLAVKCGYSDATSGMAGNPVVGYVFDRLCDAGGTAIFSETTEVIGAEDIVARRFADAGQRATFLACVRKVEEEARATGQDIRSINPIPANIEAGLTTLEEKSLGAIAKAGSKPIMQCVRYGESPSAAGLNYMDSWMSSSALFAGFSSAGAVLNIFQFGGGAMPDQCMMPVADTGVVAPILFATGNPRAYERGRLEIDFNSGVVISEKAGIEETGEKLIRHICDIASGRMTKVETLNVREPVELYLQGPCL; via the coding sequence ACCATGTCCTTGTGGTGGGCATCACCCGCAACGTCGCGACGCTGGCCTACATGATCGCCGGCTCCGTGCGCGGCACGCGCCTGTATGCGGGCCCCAACGAGAACGGCCGCAGCCGTGACGACCGTGAGACCATGGCCCGGGTCATCACCGGCCTGGCCAAAAACCCCAATGTGGGCGGGGTGCTCCTGGTGGGCAACAAGCCTGACGGCGGCTATGCCGAATTCACTTACGAAAATATCGTGGAAAACATCATGGCTTCCGGCAAGCCTGTGGAGACCCTCTTCATCAGCCGTGACGGCGGCCATGCCGCCTGCATCGGCCTCGGCATCCAGAAAGCCCGCCGCCTGGCCGAACTGTGCAGCGCCCAGCGCCGTGAGGAAGTTGACTGGGGCAAACTGTGCCTTGCGGTCAAATGCGGCTATTCCGACGCCACGTCGGGCATGGCAGGGAACCCGGTCGTCGGCTATGTCTTCGACCGCCTGTGCGATGCCGGCGGTACGGCCATTTTCTCGGAAACGACCGAGGTCATCGGCGCCGAAGACATCGTCGCCCGCCGCTTTGCCGATGCCGGCCAGCGCGCGACCTTCCTTGCCTGCGTGCGCAAGGTGGAGGAAGAGGCCAGGGCCACCGGCCAGGACATCCGCAGCATCAACCCCATCCCCGCCAATATCGAAGCCGGTCTGACCACCCTGGAGGAAAAATCCCTTGGTGCCATCGCCAAGGCCGGCAGCAAGCCCATCATGCAGTGCGTGCGCTACGGCGAGAGCCCCTCTGCCGCAGGCCTGAACTACATGGACTCCTGGATGTCCTCGTCCGCCCTGTTCGCGGGCTTCTCCTCCGCGGGGGCCGTGCTCAACATCTTCCAGTTCGGCGGCGGCGCCATGCCCGACCAGTGCATGATGCCGGTGGCCGATACCGGCGTGGTGGCCCCCATCCTTTTCGCCACGGGCAATCCCCGCGCCTATGAACGCGGCAGGCTGGAGATCGATTTCAACTCCGGCGTCGTCATCTCGGAAAAGGCCGGCATCGAGGAGACCGGGGAAAAGCTCATCCGCCACATCTGCGACATCGCCTCCGGCAGGATGACCAAGGTCGAGACCCTCAATGTGCGCGAGCCGGTGGAGCTCTATCTGCAGGGACCCTGCCTGTAG